From one Streptomyces sp. Q6 genomic stretch:
- the mraY gene encoding phospho-N-acetylmuramoyl-pentapeptide-transferase gives MMKQILFAGVIGLFLTLAGTPLLIKLLARKGYGQYIRDDGPREHASKRGTPTMGGIAFILATLIAYFVSKLITGAAPTLSGLLVLGLMAGMGLVGFLDDYIKIVKRRSLGLRAKAKMAGQLIVGIAFAVLSLQFADARGQTPASTRLSFVEDFGWTIGPVLFVVWALFMILAMSNGVNLTDGLDGLATGASVMVFGAYTFIGVWQFQESCANSQTLTNPGACFEVRDPLDLAVVASALMGSCFGFLWWNTSPAKIFMGDTGSLALGGALAGLAICSRTEMLLALLGGLFVLITMSVVIQVGSFKMTGKRVFRMAPLQHHFELKGWSEVLVVVRFWIIQGMCVIVGLGLFYAGWAAKK, from the coding sequence ATGATGAAGCAGATCCTCTTCGCCGGCGTCATCGGCCTCTTCCTGACCCTGGCCGGAACGCCGTTGCTCATCAAGCTCCTTGCGCGCAAGGGCTACGGCCAGTACATCCGCGACGACGGCCCGCGCGAGCACGCCAGCAAGCGCGGTACGCCGACCATGGGTGGTATCGCCTTCATCCTGGCGACCCTCATCGCGTACTTCGTGAGCAAGCTGATCACCGGCGCGGCCCCGACCCTGTCGGGTCTGCTCGTGCTCGGCCTGATGGCGGGCATGGGCCTCGTCGGCTTCCTCGACGACTACATCAAGATCGTCAAGCGGCGTTCGCTGGGCCTGCGGGCCAAGGCGAAGATGGCCGGACAGCTGATCGTCGGTATCGCCTTCGCGGTGCTGTCCCTCCAGTTCGCGGACGCGCGCGGTCAGACTCCGGCCTCGACCCGGCTGTCCTTCGTGGAGGACTTCGGCTGGACGATCGGCCCGGTCCTCTTCGTGGTCTGGGCGCTGTTCATGATCCTCGCGATGTCGAACGGGGTGAACCTCACCGACGGCCTCGACGGCCTCGCCACCGGCGCCTCTGTGATGGTCTTCGGCGCGTACACCTTCATCGGTGTCTGGCAGTTCCAGGAGTCCTGCGCCAACTCGCAGACCCTCACCAACCCGGGCGCGTGTTTCGAGGTCAGAGACCCACTCGACCTGGCGGTCGTCGCCTCGGCGCTCATGGGCTCCTGCTTCGGCTTCCTGTGGTGGAACACCTCGCCCGCCAAGATCTTCATGGGGGACACGGGCTCGCTGGCCCTCGGTGGCGCCCTCGCCGGTCTCGCGATCTGCTCGCGCACCGAGATGCTGCTCGCCCTGCTCGGCGGCCTGTTCGTGCTCATCACGATGTCCGTCGTCATCCAGGTCGGCTCGTTCAAGATGACCGGCAAGCGCGTCTTCCGGATGGCGCCACTGCAACACCACTTCGAACTCAAGGGGTGGTCCGAAGTCCTTGTCGTGGTCAGGTTCTGGATCATCCAGGGCATGTGCGTGATCGTCGGACTCGGCCTCTTCTACGCAGGATGGGCAGCCAAGAAGTGA
- the ftsW gene encoding putative lipid II flippase FtsW — MAGSSARTTKRPAAPPRRTSKVYRARANPVRRLYAQAKRAWDRPLTAYYLILGSALLLTALGLVMVYSASMITALQMGLSSSYFFRKQFVAAVLGTILLLVAMRMPVKLHRALAYPILAVSVFLMVLVQVPGIGVSINGNQNWISLGGPFMLQPSEFGKLALILWGADLLARKHDKRLLTQWKHMLVPLVPVAFLLLGLIMLGGDMGTAILLTAILFGLLWLAGAPTRLFVGVLSVAGAIGVMLIKTSPNRMARLACLGRADAGPDDMCWQGLHGIYALASGGFFGSGLGASVEKWGQLPEAHTDFIFAITGEELGLAGTLSVLALFAALGYAGIRVAGRTEDPFVRYAAGGVTTWITAQAVVNIGAVLGLLPIAGVPLPLFSYGGSALLPTMFAVGLLIAFARDEPAARAALAMRRTTGERGMRWNTMRRRVSARTSGER; from the coding sequence ATGGCCGGTAGCAGCGCCCGCACCACCAAGCGCCCCGCCGCGCCGCCCAGGAGGACCAGCAAGGTCTACCGGGCGCGTGCCAACCCGGTCCGCCGCCTGTACGCACAGGCCAAGCGGGCCTGGGACCGGCCGCTCACCGCGTACTACCTGATCCTCGGGTCCGCGCTGCTGCTCACCGCGCTCGGCCTGGTGATGGTCTACTCGGCGTCGATGATCACGGCCCTCCAGATGGGCCTGTCCAGCTCGTACTTCTTCCGCAAGCAGTTCGTCGCGGCCGTCCTCGGCACGATCCTGCTCCTGGTCGCCATGCGCATGCCGGTGAAGCTGCACCGCGCGCTCGCGTACCCGATCCTCGCCGTCAGCGTCTTCCTGATGGTCCTGGTGCAGGTGCCGGGGATAGGGGTGTCGATCAACGGCAACCAGAACTGGATCTCGCTCGGCGGGCCCTTCATGCTCCAGCCCAGCGAGTTCGGGAAGCTGGCGCTGATCCTGTGGGGCGCCGACCTCCTCGCGCGCAAACACGACAAGCGCCTGCTGACCCAGTGGAAACACATGCTGGTGCCGCTGGTCCCGGTCGCCTTCCTGCTGCTCGGCCTGATCATGCTCGGCGGCGACATGGGCACGGCGATCCTGCTCACCGCCATCCTGTTCGGCCTGCTGTGGCTGGCGGGGGCGCCCACCCGGCTCTTCGTCGGCGTGCTCTCCGTGGCCGGCGCGATCGGCGTCATGCTGATCAAGACCAGCCCGAACCGTATGGCCCGCCTCGCGTGCCTGGGCCGCGCCGACGCGGGACCGGACGACATGTGCTGGCAGGGCCTGCACGGGATCTACGCTCTCGCCTCCGGCGGATTCTTCGGTTCCGGGCTGGGGGCGAGTGTGGAAAAATGGGGTCAACTTCCCGAAGCGCACACCGACTTCATCTTCGCCATCACTGGTGAGGAACTGGGCCTGGCGGGGACGCTGTCGGTGCTCGCCCTGTTCGCGGCTCTAGGCTATGCGGGTATCCGCGTGGCCGGACGCACGGAGGACCCCTTCGTTCGATACGCCGCGGGTGGCGTGACGACCTGGATCACGGCGCAGGCCGTGGTCAACATCGGTGCGGTGCTCGGCCTGCTGCCGATCGCCGGCGTCCCGCTCCCGCTGTTCTCGTACGGGGGGTCGGCCCTGCTGCCGACCATGTTCGCCGTGGGACTTCTGATCGCGTTCGCGCGGGACGAACCGGCGGCGCGAGCGGCCCTCGCCATGCGGCGAACCACGGGGGAGCGCGGGATGAGATGGAACACGATGCGACGGCGCGTTTCGGCGCGTACGTCCGGAGAGCGGTGA
- the murD gene encoding UDP-N-acetylmuramoyl-L-alanine--D-glutamate ligase — MGSQEVTSGQGSWQGMNITVAGLGVSGLSAARALAGLGASVTVVDGGDSAAHRDKAALLEGEGLSVRLGDAETLPEGTELVVTSPGWKPSSPLFAAAAAAGVDVVGDVEIAWRLRGPNAAPWLAITGTNGKTTTTQMLASILEAAGLRTAAVGNIGTPIVDVVLQGDDAYDVFAVELSSYQLHWAPSLRAHSGAVLNLAPDHLDWHGSMEAYAADKGRIYEGNQVACVYNVADKATEDLVVEADVEEGCRAIGFTLGTPGPSELGVVDGILVDRAFVENRQKSAQELAEISDVNPPAPHNIANALAAAALARAFGVEPQAVRDGLRNFTPDAHRIAHVADVDEVAYIDDSKATNTHAAQASLASYESIVWIAGGLAKGATFDELVAGAAKRLRGVVLIGADRGLIREALERHAPEVPVVDLDRTDTGAMSAAVQEAARLARPGDTVLMAPACASMDMFTNYNKRGEAFAEAVRALGATSV, encoded by the coding sequence ATGGGCAGCCAAGAAGTGACATCTGGTCAGGGTTCCTGGCAGGGGATGAACATCACCGTCGCCGGTCTCGGCGTGAGCGGCCTCAGCGCCGCCCGCGCCCTGGCCGGCCTCGGCGCGTCGGTGACCGTCGTGGACGGCGGTGACAGCGCGGCCCACCGCGACAAGGCGGCCCTCCTCGAAGGAGAGGGGCTGTCCGTACGCCTCGGCGACGCCGAGACGCTGCCCGAGGGCACCGAGCTCGTCGTCACGTCGCCGGGCTGGAAGCCTTCGAGCCCCCTGTTCGCCGCGGCCGCGGCGGCCGGCGTCGACGTCGTCGGCGACGTCGAGATCGCCTGGCGCCTGCGCGGCCCCAACGCCGCGCCCTGGCTCGCGATCACCGGCACGAACGGCAAGACCACGACGACGCAGATGCTCGCGTCGATCCTGGAGGCGGCCGGTCTGCGCACCGCCGCCGTCGGCAACATCGGCACGCCGATCGTCGACGTCGTCCTCCAGGGCGACGACGCGTACGACGTGTTCGCCGTCGAGCTCTCCTCGTACCAGCTGCACTGGGCGCCCTCGCTGCGCGCCCACTCCGGCGCCGTCCTGAACCTGGCGCCCGACCACCTCGACTGGCACGGCTCCATGGAGGCGTACGCCGCCGACAAGGGCCGTATCTACGAAGGCAATCAGGTCGCCTGCGTCTACAACGTCGCGGACAAGGCCACCGAGGACCTGGTCGTCGAGGCCGACGTCGAGGAGGGCTGCCGCGCCATCGGCTTCACCCTCGGCACGCCCGGCCCCTCCGAACTCGGCGTCGTGGACGGCATTCTCGTCGACCGCGCCTTCGTCGAGAACCGGCAGAAGAGCGCGCAGGAACTCGCCGAGATCTCCGACGTGAACCCGCCGGCCCCGCACAACATCGCCAACGCCCTCGCGGCGGCTGCCCTCGCCCGCGCCTTCGGCGTCGAGCCCCAGGCCGTACGCGACGGACTGCGGAACTTCACGCCGGACGCGCACCGCATCGCGCACGTCGCCGACGTCGACGAGGTCGCGTACATCGACGACTCCAAGGCCACCAACACCCATGCCGCACAGGCGTCGTTGGCCTCGTACGAGTCCATCGTGTGGATCGCGGGCGGGCTGGCCAAAGGCGCCACCTTCGACGAACTGGTCGCGGGTGCCGCCAAGCGGCTGCGCGGGGTCGTCCTGATCGGTGCCGACCGTGGCCTGATCCGTGAAGCCCTGGAACGACACGCGCCGGAAGTACCCGTCGTCGACCTCGACCGGACCGACACTGGGGCGATGTCGGCGGCGGTCCAGGAGGCAGCACGGCTCGCCCGCCCGGGGGACACCGTGCTGATGGCTCCGGCCTGTGCGTCGATGGACATGTTCACCAACTACAACAAGCGTGGCGAAGCGTTCGCGGAAGCGGTCCGCGCACTCGGCGCCACCAGCGTCTGA